A part of Campylobacter concisus genomic DNA contains:
- a CDS encoding threonine/serine exporter family protein, whose product MNAKPDIQVLTNFLADYTTAMVSAGTYTARVEKCVDRIARHYGYDISVTIFVKYFTISVMDSADNSLRRTYVKKIPFGHVSFNRISELSSLSWRILDENLSLEEAKEQFEGVMRIGANKFTSSLILISLANAAFCKLFGGDMGSVACVFFATLVGYSLRFALAKMGVNLKIQYVLVSFVVSFIAYLGVFYGFTHTSDVAIGSSILFLMPGVFLINSVFDILNDNTLVGISRAVSTGILILCIAVGVYITLSLSSAEILHV is encoded by the coding sequence ATGAACGCAAAGCCTGATATTCAAGTCTTAACAAATTTTCTAGCCGACTACACGACGGCGATGGTGAGTGCTGGCACCTACACCGCACGCGTAGAAAAGTGCGTAGACCGCATAGCTAGACACTACGGCTACGACATTAGCGTGACGATTTTTGTGAAGTATTTTACCATTAGCGTCATGGACTCGGCCGACAACTCTCTGCGCCGAACCTACGTAAAAAAGATCCCGTTTGGTCATGTGAGTTTTAACCGCATTTCCGAGCTTTCATCGCTTAGTTGGCGGATTTTGGATGAAAATTTGAGCTTAGAGGAGGCCAAAGAGCAGTTTGAGGGCGTCATGCGCATCGGGGCAAATAAATTCACAAGCTCGCTTATTTTAATAAGCCTTGCAAATGCGGCGTTTTGCAAGCTTTTTGGCGGCGATATGGGCTCGGTAGCTTGCGTATTTTTTGCGACGCTTGTTGGATATAGCCTTAGATTTGCGCTTGCTAAAATGGGCGTAAATTTAAAAATCCAATACGTCCTAGTCTCGTTTGTCGTCTCTTTTATCGCTTATCTTGGCGTATTTTACGGCTTTACGCACACTAGCGACGTGGCGATCGGCTCGTCGATACTCTTTTTGATGCCGGGCGTTTTTCTCATAAACTCGGTCTTTGATATCCTAAACGACAACACGCTTGTAGGCATCAGCAGGGCCGTGAGTACGGGCATCCTGATACTTTGCATCGCAGTGGGCGTCTATATCACGCTCTCGCTTAGCAGCGCGGAGATTTTACATGTTTGA
- a CDS encoding threonine/serine exporter family protein, with protein sequence MFELLTATLIDGAFAAVAGLGFAYASSPPKRTLAFCALLAAFAHASRFWIMQMGFFNISVATLIVSFLSGILGMLFAKRLKVPAEIIAFPALLPMVPGVYAYKGILALFSFLNEPNIAKKNEYLIIFFDNAITTTTVSLALGVGVSVVLILFYDQSLMITRGAKCDLATRKTHE encoded by the coding sequence ATGTTTGAGCTTTTGACCGCGACTCTCATAGACGGCGCTTTTGCGGCGGTGGCGGGGCTTGGCTTTGCTTATGCTAGCTCGCCGCCTAAAAGGACTCTTGCATTTTGCGCGCTTCTTGCGGCATTTGCGCACGCTAGCCGCTTTTGGATCATGCAGATGGGATTTTTTAACATCAGCGTCGCCACTCTCATAGTATCATTTTTAAGCGGGATTTTAGGTATGCTCTTTGCCAAACGGCTAAAAGTGCCCGCCGAGATCATCGCGTTTCCCGCGCTTTTGCCGATGGTGCCCGGAGTTTACGCGTATAAGGGCATTTTGGCACTGTTTTCGTTTCTAAACGAGCCTAATATCGCTAAGAAAAACGAATACCTAATTATATTTTTCGATAACGCGATCACGACTACGACGGTCTCGCTAGCGCTTGGCGTCGGGGTTTCTGTGGTGCTTATTTTATTTTATGATCAGTCCTTGATGATTACTCGCGGCGCCAAGTGCGATCTAGCGACGAGAAAGACGCACGAGTAA
- a CDS encoding DUF4149 domain-containing protein: MRGIYFLLLAVLIGAELTLGILVAPVIFFPQSIIGDGVLTHFMSGQMMTKIFLKFNYILLFISIVIMISELFDLRKKLIFSLKFSMLMLAFLNLALALSFVFFFTPFIVYAQNLGVDATQTAEFAKMHSASEYVMKIMLVLQIILFFVKFKISQNERKA; encoded by the coding sequence TTGAGAGGAATTTATTTTTTGCTTTTGGCAGTACTTATAGGAGCTGAGCTAACGCTTGGTATTTTAGTGGCACCAGTCATATTTTTCCCGCAAAGCATCATAGGAGATGGCGTACTTACGCATTTTATGAGCGGTCAAATGATGACAAAGATATTTTTGAAATTTAATTATATTTTGCTTTTTATAAGTATAGTTATAATGATTAGCGAGCTATTTGATCTTAGAAAAAAGCTTATTTTTTCACTAAAATTTAGCATGTTAATGCTTGCTTTTTTAAATTTGGCTTTAGCTTTGAGTTTTGTATTTTTCTTTACGCCTTTTATAGTTTATGCTCAGAATTTGGGTGTTGATGCGACACAGACGGCTGAATTTGCCAAAATGCATAGTGCGAGTGAATATGTGATGAAAATCATGCTTGTTTTGCAAATCATTTTATTTTTTGTGAAATTTAAGATTAGCCAAAATGAACGCAAAGCCTGA
- the prmC gene encoding peptide chain release factor N(5)-glutamine methyltransferase, with protein MKVEEALKEASLRLSSLCQNPSRVAKILLMNYLDVSIEWVFLNQKNEFDESGYFALVKRYENYEPLEYITGKASFYGLDFYVESGVLIPRPETEILVDKVMEISREYNEPKIAEIGTGSGIISIMLALKTKANIVATDINEKALILAKKNADKFDVGGRIKFLNCSYVDEILEDIDILVSNPPYIARSYKLSKFVLNEPESALFGGEVGDEILKDIILIAKDRNIKNVACEMGYDQKASMQKFLEANGFEYSFYKDLSGFDRGFCAKLKI; from the coding sequence ATGAAAGTTGAAGAGGCTCTTAAAGAGGCTAGTTTAAGGCTAAGCTCGCTTTGTCAAAATCCAAGCAGAGTGGCTAAAATTTTGCTTATGAACTATCTTGACGTGAGCATTGAATGGGTATTTTTAAATCAAAAAAATGAATTTGATGAGAGCGGCTATTTCGCTCTAGTTAAAAGGTATGAAAACTACGAGCCTCTTGAATATATAACTGGTAAAGCTAGCTTTTATGGGCTTGATTTTTACGTGGAAAGTGGAGTGCTTATCCCAAGACCTGAAACAGAAATTTTAGTGGATAAAGTAATGGAAATTTCACGCGAATATAATGAACCAAAGATCGCAGAAATAGGCACAGGAAGCGGCATTATTAGTATCATGCTAGCTCTAAAAACAAAGGCAAATATTGTAGCGACAGACATCAATGAAAAAGCTTTGATACTTGCAAAAAAAAATGCAGATAAATTTGATGTAGGTGGGAGGATCAAATTTTTAAACTGCTCTTATGTGGATGAAATTTTAGAAGATATTGATATTTTGGTTTCAAATCCGCCATATATTGCAAGAAGCTATAAACTTAGTAAATTTGTACTAAATGAGCCAGAAAGTGCGCTCTTTGGAGGTGAAGTAGGAGATGAAATCTTAAAAGATATTATTCTTATAGCAAAAGATCGTAATATCAAAAACGTTGCTTGTGAGATGGGGTACGATCAAAAAGCAAGTATGCAAAAATTCTTAGAGGCCAATGGTTTTGAGTATAGTTTTTACAAAGATTTGTCTGGCTTTGATAGAGGTTTTTGCGCGAAGTTAAAAATATAA
- a CDS encoding M48 family metallopeptidase encodes MFYFLLGIYFFYVAAKAWLSILQINFIRAEAKKPAVVLELGEYETAAAAAISNQKFEIASLFYHAAIFMMWACWGLGAISGHAYKTGDIGDNVFMVMVFLLVSSLLELPLNIYETFVKDKKLGFSNVTPRIFALDLLKTLALTLVFGTLFVWLVLLCIRFLGDFWWFWAFLLSFAVALVINLIYPTLIAPIFNKMQPLEEGELKSRIEWLLARCGFKSSGVFMIDASKRDNRLNAYFGGLGATKRVVLFDTLVKKLSLEEIIAVLGHELGHFKHKDILKMIALSAVMLFAMFFIFGNIPDTAYQALGLHSGGGGVIVFLLLFSPIFGFLFSPVSSYFSRANEFGADKFAGEISNKADMISALKKLGSENKAFPKAHPIYAFVYHSHPSLFERINELENES; translated from the coding sequence ATGTTTTATTTTTTACTCGGTATTTACTTTTTTTACGTTGCCGCAAAGGCGTGGCTGTCGATTTTGCAGATAAACTTTATCCGCGCAGAGGCTAAAAAGCCGGCCGTCGTGCTAGAGTTGGGGGAGTACGAAACCGCCGCCGCAGCAGCGATAAGCAATCAAAAATTTGAGATAGCAAGCCTTTTTTATCACGCCGCGATATTTATGATGTGGGCGTGCTGGGGGCTTGGCGCGATATCGGGGCATGCCTATAAAACGGGAGATATAGGCGATAACGTCTTTATGGTTATGGTATTTTTGCTCGTTTCGTCGCTGCTAGAACTACCGCTAAATATCTACGAAACCTTCGTCAAAGATAAAAAGCTCGGCTTTTCAAACGTAACGCCTAGAATTTTCGCGCTTGATCTGCTTAAAACGCTCGCGCTAACGCTGGTTTTCGGCACGCTGTTTGTGTGGCTGGTGCTGCTTTGCATTAGATTTTTGGGCGATTTTTGGTGGTTTTGGGCGTTTTTGCTTAGCTTCGCGGTCGCGCTCGTGATAAATCTTATCTACCCGACGCTCATCGCGCCTATCTTTAACAAAATGCAGCCGCTAGAAGAGGGCGAGTTAAAAAGTCGTATAGAATGGCTTTTAGCGCGGTGCGGGTTTAAAAGTAGCGGCGTTTTTATGATAGACGCCAGCAAGCGCGACAACCGCTTAAACGCCTATTTTGGCGGCCTTGGCGCGACTAAACGCGTGGTGCTTTTCGATACGCTCGTAAAAAAACTAAGCCTAGAGGAGATAATCGCCGTTTTGGGGCATGAACTGGGGCATTTTAAGCACAAAGATATCCTAAAAATGATAGCTCTAAGCGCGGTTATGCTTTTTGCGATGTTTTTTATATTCGGCAACATCCCAGACACGGCGTATCAAGCGCTTGGGCTTCATAGCGGAGGCGGCGGAGTGATCGTATTTTTGTTACTTTTTTCGCCGATATTCGGATTTTTATTTTCACCGGTGAGCTCGTATTTTAGCCGCGCAAACGAATTTGGCGCCGATAAATTCGCAGGCGAAATCTCAAACAAAGCCGATATGATAAGCGCGCTAAAAAAGCTAGGCTCCGAAAACAAGGCCTTCCCGAAGGCCCATCCGATCTATGCGTTCGTCTATCATTCGCACCCAAGCCTCTTTGAGCGTATAAACGAGCTAGAAAATGAAAGTTGA